agaatATCGAAGAAAGTAAGACACCTCTGGTATGATAACATTATTATTAATGAATGCATGATAAACGGTTACAAAAGGAACGAAGAATCcaagttgaatgttgaaatcataatttaaattttgccttgcaTGGTGTTAAGGACGGAATTTCCACTGCAGTGACACTTAGTTCAGTATTTCCAAAATGAAACTCCACTGCCAATTGGTGGTTTTCGGCGGATGGGTTTGGCACATTGATGTCTAATTCGCCAAGAAGACTACAGCCGTCATCATCGACATATTTTGGGTCTTCAGAGGGTGTGTAGTACACCCGCAATCCCATTTGAGGCTGAAATGGCGAAGTGGTTGTATAGCCTTTAACGACCTTTTGACCTGCTAGAACAGACGTGTCTGCTTTCATAAAACTACTGAAAACATCATTACAATGTGCAACATTTccaattctgtatttttttctttcatcgtGTTTTGCTGGATCGAATTCTTGCGCAATCTTAACACCGTATGTATATCTTGCAATACGAGACGAGATGAAATCTGGTCTATGACCAAACAACACAGCTCCTTTCAGAACGGAAATACCTGAATCTTCTGGTACGATAACTCTTGTGTTCGGAAATGCTTTTCGGACTGCCTCTTGTATCATTGGCGACTCAGAAAATCCCCCAACAAGTAGAAAAATGTCAACATTGCCGGACTCTTTCTTTCGAAGCACGTCCTTCACATGCGTTATGATATTATCGATTGTCGGTTTGAAAAGGGATTTCATAAATTCCGCATCAAAGCGTATCTTGTCGCCGAGAATAGATAACTTGTCTGCGAGTGTTGATGCCTTTACTGTTTTTGGAAAATCTTCGTCCAAATCTTCCTTGCATATTTGATCCAAAACTACGTATGGAACTGTAAAATTCACTTTCCCCGATGTgctatttttaattgttcgcTTCAATGTCTCAAACTCTCTAAATAGATCCATGTAAGACGATGTGTACTTTTTCTGTAGTTTTCTCATTACTGGTCCACCAAGAATTTTCACAAATGTTTGAAAGAACGCATTGTCAACTGATGTCCCTCCACATGCATCCCCCGAGGCTTTACACAATTCCTTCAGTCTGGTTCCATCCAGTTTTTCATGGACAGTTATGTCAGCAGTTCCACCTAcaagaaaacaatgtatttaatttgtacaaattgggaaaaaaatagaaaaaatgtacAGGATCGAAATCACAGTTTTTCTCTGAAAGTTTTTAATTAAACTAAGTGCACAAAAATAGAGACAAACTTTGCTTTAGGTACTGGCCAACGACTGTATGTAATGCATGTGTTAACATATCGTTAACTTCATctgataaaaaaagtattaaaaacagCTACTTCTATTTTCAAATGGAGCGGTGTGACTTATCCAATATTTTTAGAGTTACTTTTGATACATATTTCATAAGTAAAACGTACCGCCTAAATCAATTATCATGaattttgttccttttttgGACATTGAAAATCCAGTTTTTGCTCCTTGAAGTTTCTCTATAGGAAGATGTTGACAATATATAGAGGCTGCTTCTGGTTCTAATGCTATCAGTAGTCGTTCTCCGGGTATTTCTGCCTGTAAATATAGTATAAGTAATAGTTATTTACAACTGTGAATCGTTCACTATAAACGATATAAAATAGTGAAGAAACTATAATTTTCGATTCGACGTTTTCCGTAAACATTTtctatgtaaacaaaaaaatacaagtagCTGACTAGTGACAtactttgtatttcaaataggAAAACCTGCCGAAAAGTTAACCCATAAGGTTCAAGCGTCTGTAAGATATGAGTATATGACAAATTCAACATAAACTGGACCTTTGATAGTTTAATCATAAGGTTATAAACTCTCtttcgatacctctgctggtggactatcagtccccgagggtattatcagctcagtagtcagtgcttcggtactgacattatttaacaaactttactaaaattgtccgtttataaattttgaaattattatgaaactaaggtttcaactccctcagggaAAGTTGACTTTGAAtaaatttggctatttattttaggcatttttgacatatagctcttcaacgattttcgGTACTTATCTTTCTGCGGATTTccaatgtttggctttgagcgttccttaTGAAGGTAAAtacagaaaagcgcttcggacgcaataaattattaaacttgttgtttttccatttttttttccagataCCAGAGCTATTTTATAATGACGTATGGTATTGAAACCATGCTTTGATATTTACAGACAACTTCAACAGCTTAAGATAAATTTACAACTTCTATGATTACAAAAAGCATTAGAACATcacgcatttttttttaataatataccTTCTCAGCACTGGCACGCATGAATTGCTTTGCTGAATCCGACCAAATTGCAGGTACTGTAAGGACCCACTTTATTTCATCAACTTTCAGTCCCGTCCCTTGTTTCTCTAGTTCCTCGAGTAAGTGGTCCTTTAATGCTCTGATGGACATAGAGAATACATCAATTGCTGGTAATGTTCTTCCAGTTATATCTTCAACAGCCATGTCGCTGGTAATATGCTAAAAAGAGTAATCAtctttaaaacaatcaaatatttgtttttttcctcaGGCGCAGATTCAGGATTCGGTGCTTTTAGAGGAGGGGGTGGCATAAGCACAAATTTAGCTGTATTTTTATCTGgatttcaaattttttcatattgaatggAGAGTTGCTGGATGCGtctcatttgaatatatatatatatacaactcgtctaaacatcaacccaacaatgttagatctgtaaatttgctttcgcaattttttggttcttccctcgccgggattcgaacccatgctattgtgatatcgtgacaccaaatcgcctgcactgcagccgtcccgctagaccacacgaccacctgggctctcaaaaaagagctttcggtgggcatgtgttacctttccacgtcagttttaatctagcggcgtactacagtacatgatatataaggcatgaagatgttattgttacagatcagctaaattatctatagtaattacaaattaatgtaagatacagtcacagaaaataattatattcataagtacgtctgagtcagtgacaaccctacaacagatgtatccatcggatcgccatcaatgatggtgatacatggctgtgtacataacgtatatacaacttgtctaaacatcaacccaacaatgttaattctgtaaatttgctttcgcaaatttttggttcttccttcgccgggattcgaacccatgctaatttgatatcgtgacaccaaatcccctgcactgcagccgtcccgctagaccacacgaccacctgggctctcaaaaaaagagcttccggtgggcatgtgttacctttccacgtcagttttcaTCTAGCGgcgtacatgatatataaggcatgaagatgttattgttacagatcagctaaattatctatagtaaaggatcctacaaattaatgtaagatacagtcacagaaaataattatattcataagtaccaGTCGCAAAGCAAGCCCTTAGAAACGACCGTTGTTGCTACTTTCTTAAGACAACAATGGAACTGATATTAAAACCCGCCATTCTGAAATTGCGTTAATTTCGcggaatttttttttggcgCCAATTTGGAAGTTTATCCCTTTTTCAGTTTCCTACTAGCCATAAGGGtctgtaatatatttatttcgattTGTTAAGCATGGATTATATTATCAACAGGAATAAATtctcaaacatgtcaaattggCCGTCTTTTAACGATCCCGTAATGCCGTTGATCgtcgtttaaaattattttcttctcttttttcatagatttaataacaaagactatatgtactatacaaaaaaataataacacgtatttcaaaataaaaataaaagcatcAAGTATAACGTTCTATCACCCCTTGGGAAACCCCGTTTTAACTAAATTCCAAAATAAGGACACTTTTTTGACATTGTAGTTTTTCGGTCTTACACATTGATGTCACCTTGCATTTAAACACAGTCAATGTACACATATATCTAGTAGGtttgtttgaaaaagtaatGGCGAGATCAGCTGTGAATATTTGACTGGATTAATATATTCTCTTAAGACTAAGTCAGTGAAATGTATGACTTAATTAACTAAAACAAGGTAAGTAAATCGTATACTGTCTTTGCTCAACACTAACTGCTTTAGATGACCGacataaaacacattttgtgattttaaggAATCCTgcaaaagtaaatgaaaaagtatTGTCCTAAATTTGAACTTAGGCAGCCAAcaaaccatttgattttctggtgGGATAGGGGTTGGTGGCTATTGAGTATTGATTGTAATATAATTTGGTTTTTttccctgagaaaaaaaatgtttcttttaccCTCAGCTGCCATTTAatgaaatgctaaaattgaaaagagaagaattgttttcaacttgtcaggggaaaaaaatccatagttCCCCTCCCTGAAAACAAATGGTTGCTGCCCAAACAATCTCTTTCAGAGTATCATTTTAATCAATCTTATTCAAAACTTTATCATACTGACATGAAGTGTGACTTAATTTTGACTTGTGATCTAAAACATAATTGTCCACTTAGCCCCCAGAAACTGCTCTGAAATACTttcacataaatataaaaatgcatagtttttttaatgtcattaattataatttttttcaaatagaaaaagaaaaatattactgAGTCTATTTTAATCTTATTCATTTTCAAGTTCATGATTAGCACCATTTATTTATTGGTTTAGTGtgtcattttataatttgagcCCATTCAGTAATTTAAAAACTATAACTTGCATGAAATCAATGAGATaacatttattgatatatttagatTGTACATACAAAGATTGCaaataattttccttttatttaaaacaatgaacAGAAGATTTTACATTCAGAATACTTTCATTATAATCTcttttaagtttaaatgaaaaaggTAGGACCTACTTGCAAGTGTCTGAAATGAAAAGGAAATCaactcttgattttttttatcattttcatacTGTCTTGATCcattattcatgaatatttagACTACCCCTTGTATAAATTGAGTAGACATTTATTTCTGtgttaaaataatttggttGCAGCAGTAAAAATACCTACCAAAACATGAATATTAAATTAACTCTTggaatattaaattaatattaaattattaaccCTATTATGGCACATGGGGACACATTTAGGGCCTATTTCACTGGGACTGAGTtctgaaaagtgataaaatgtgtttctctattttttggcacatgTTTATAgtatcaaaatgtatataagagattattttaataatatccaCTTGTAAATAACAGCATATGGTGTTTGATATAACAATAGTTTTTCATGATAGTGTCAAACAAAGGGACGTAACTCGTGAATTACCGTCGGCCCCGCTTCGTCAGAAATATCGACACTTCTAACTGGCACATTTGCGTATCTGTGCATATCAACTGGCACAAATTTGACATATCATAGTCAAAGTTATGTtacataacataatttaaattcagCATAGCTTCCCGAGAagttaagaaagaaaattacgatttaaattttttttgaccACATTTTTTGGTCAATACCTACACTTTGAAGACATATTATGAAAGAAAGAAATGAGTTAAATCCATAATTGAGTTAATGAAAATATTCCTTATATACTCAAGAATGTTCACTTAAAAGCAAATtagttttaattcattgtaacagctacaaattcaaaaaaacGGGCTTCCCTTTTTTGGgtaaaaaaatgtccatataTGGTAATCACATGACGTCCATTGTTGCTTTAAGAAATGGGGTCAAACCGGGGTCAGCTTTCCGACtggtacgtctgagtcagtgacaaccctacaacagatgtatccatcggatcgccatcaatgatggtgatacatggctgtgtacataatgtatatacaactcgtctaaacatcaacccaacaatgttagatctgtaaatttgctttcgcaaatttttggttcttccctcgccgggattcgaacccatgctattgtgatatcgtgacaccaaatcgcctgcactgcagccgtcccgctagaccccacacgaccacctgggctctaaaaaaaagagctttcggtgggcatgtgtaaCCTTTCCACCCActtcagttttaatctagcggcgtactacagtacatgctATATAAGGCATgcagatgttattgttacagatcagctaaattatctatagtaaaggatcctacaaattaatgtaagatacagtcacagaaaataattatattcataagtacgtctgagtcagtgacaaccctacaacagatatatatatatatataatatatatatgctgGATTTTTATTCGAATAATCCACATTAATAGAAAACTCACAAGCatacaacatacattttttttttggaaaaaaaacaaaatacttttaCCTAAGGAAACTAAGTTATTgcgttatttgaataaatacataatgttCAACCCTTAATTTATCAACCGCCCAAATAATTATAAGTTCATCAATTTTACCTTATTCTTATAGAGTTTCATCTTATATGTATAAAGAACCTTAGATTCAACCAATAATTAGTCAACCGCCAGAATAAGTTTAGGTATTTCACCTTATTATTATGAAGTTTCATCTTAAATCGGTAGAAGTAGTAATATTTGTCCTGTTCTCCGTCCATTGCAAGGTTAGCGTATTCATTTTCTGCCTCGTATCCAAACGATACaaactttttgttattgtcTAGCAGAAGACATGTCGGTGTTTTCAATGACAAAAGCTGTCGACCACCAGCATTCCAAGCCTGGTTTGCGTGGATTTTCAGAGGGTCTTTCTCGTAAGTGTGTCGTAGTGAAAATGCGTAGCCAGAATAAGTGGTGCCAAAATCTATAGCTGCGACCAGCATAGTCTTGTCTGAAGCCATATTGTATATACCTAGAAATGAAAAAGTTAGAATCATAAATGATTAAAGAAAGCTGTTGTATTATCTTACTCGTGCTTGCGGGTTTGCTGTCTATTGAACTGGTATGTTATagttcaaactttttttttctgaactgcATGAATTCATTATACATTCGTAAAAGATGGGGGCAGAGTCTTCAAAAACTAGTTCAACATCAGTctctttattgtcatataattacattagatgtatgtttcattataatacgttattctgattggctaattgcacatcaaatgttattccgtaagcagttgcatgagacaataacatttcattcatgatgacacgaggtcccacgataaagtgcacaggtgaatttaaaaatttaactccATGAAAATCGTGcttttataatcctagctaaaaaatgt
This is a stretch of genomic DNA from Mytilus trossulus isolate FHL-02 chromosome 6, PNRI_Mtr1.1.1.hap1, whole genome shotgun sequence. It encodes these proteins:
- the LOC134721801 gene encoding heat shock 70 kDa protein 12B-like, encoding MILTFSFLGIYNMASDKTMLVAAIDFGTTYSGYAFSLRHTYEKDPLKIHANQAWNAGGRQLLSLKTPTCLLLDNNKKFVSFGYEAENEYANLAMDGEQDKYYYFYRFKMKLHNNKHITSDMAVEDITGRTLPAIDVFSMSIRALKDHLLEELEKQGTGLKVDEIKWVLTVPAIWSDSAKQFMRASAEKAEIPGERLLIALEPEAASIYCQHLPIEKLQGAKTGFSMSKKGTKFMIIDLGGGTADITVHEKLDGTRLKELCKASGDACGGTSVDNAFFQTFVKILGGPVMRKLQKKYTSSYMDLFREFETLKRTIKNSTSGKVNFTVPYVVLDQICKEDLDEDFPKTVKASTLADKLSILGDKIRFDAEFMKSLFKPTIDNIITHVKDVLRKKESGNVDIFLLVGGFSESPMIQEAVRKAFPNTRVIVPEDSGISVLKGAVLFGHRPDFISSRIARYTYGVKIAQEFDPAKHDERKKYRIGNVAHCNDVFSSFMKADTSVLAGQKVVKGYTTTSPFQPQMGLRVYYTPSEDPKYVDDDGCSLLGELDINVPNPSAENHQLAVEFHFGNTELSVTAVEIPSLTPCKAKFKL